TCGCGCCGGTCGCCGACAACCGCTATGTTGCCGAGCCGGGCAGATGGGAGTTGTCGCGATAGGCCTGCATTTCGTCGGGTGTGTTGATGTTGGACATGGGGTGCGCGAGCGTGACCGGCTTCGCCTCCGCGCTGCGTCCCCAGGCGCGTAGCGACCGGTCTGCGTGCTGGTCCAGATATAGCTGCAGCGGCTCCGCCAGCGTGCAGGGCCATAGGCCGATGACCGGGAGATCGACGACGTAGGCGGGCGCGCCGTCCAGGCAGAGCAGTGCGAACAGTTCGGCCGGGAGATCCGGCACGTCGCAAGGCGCGCTGAGGACAGCGTCGAAGCCGGCATCCCTGCCGTACGCCAGCGCGGCGCAAAGGCCCCCCAGCGGCCCGAGGCCGGAGCGCGGGAGGTCTTCCAGCTGGAGGAACGGCGGATGTGCCCTTCCACAGACGACCAGGGCCTCACAGTCGCGTCGGAGCGCCTCGGCGACATGGTCGATGAGCTTGCGGCCATTCAGCATTGCTTCGGCCTTGTCGCTGCCGAAGCGGCGCGACTGGCCGCCGGCGAGTATCGCACCGAGCAGCTTCATGCGGTCGGCCGCAGCAAGGCGTCGGGGCGGGCGAGCACGCGCAGGTCCAGACCCGCTTCGCGGGCGCGGGCGATTGCCAGGGCGGTGGGCGCGGAGATCGTCGCCAGCATCGGGCAATCGGAGAGTGCGGCCTTCTCGACCAGCTCATACGAGCAGCGCGAAGTGAGCAGAGCGAAGCCCTGGTCCCAACCCAGTCCCTCGCGGAGCATCGCGCCGATCAGCTTGTCGAAGGCATTGTGGCGGCCGACATCCTCGCGGACGAGCCGGATCGCGCCATCAACCGTGCAGGCGGCGGCGCCATGGACTGCGCGGGTCGCGGCACCCAGCGGTTGCGCAGTCTCCAGCGCCTGGAGCGCGGCGAACACTGCTTCGTCCGTACCCGCCCAGCGCGCAGTTCGCGCGGGCAGGGGCCGAAGCGCCTGTTCGAGGCTCTCGACGCCGCACAGGCCGCAGGACGAATCGGCGGTGCGATGGCGAACGCGGCCGGAGACGCGCTCCGACACATGCGGCGCCAGCGTGAGGCGCAGCAACAACCCATGCTCGAGCGCATGGGCTTCGGCGTCGAGAATGTCGCTTGCGCGGTCGATCAGCCGCTCGGTCAGCGCGAAGCCATAGCCGAGGTCGAGGAGGTCGCCGGGGCTGGCCATCAGCACGGCGTAGCCCAGGCCGTTGCACTCGATCGCAACGGGCACTTCCTCGGCTACCGTACGCGCTTGAACGGTCACCGAACCATCGGCGGCGACGCTTTCGAATGCCAGGGAAACCGCGTCGCTCAGGCGCATATCCTCACCGGCACCGATTTGGCGGCCGGAACATGGCTCTCCTCGGCATGATGCTCGACCGGCATCAGCACATTCGCCTCGGGATAATAGGCACCGAGGCATCCGCGCGGGATATCATAGGGCGTGACGATCAGCCCGTCGCGGCGGCGAAGCTTGCCGTCCCCGGCATCGCTCTCCAGCGCGACGATCTGGCCCTCGGCCAGGCCGGCCTTGGCCATGTCCTCGCGGTTGATGAACAGCACGTCGCGCGTGCCCTTCACGCCGCGGAAACGGTCGTGATAGCCGTAGATCGTCGTGTTGAACTGGTCGTTCGACCGCAGCGTCATCAGCCGGAAGCGTCCCTCCGCATCGTCGAACCCGGTGGCGCTCAGGCCGGTCGGGGCGAGGAATTCGGCCTTTTTGCTCGGCGTCTGCCAGATGCGCTCGGCAGCCTTGTTGCCCTTCCAGAAGCCGCCGGGCACGAACAGGCGCTGGTTGAAATCCTTGAAGATCGCCGGATAGGTCGCCTCGATCGCGTCGCGGATCCGGCCATAGTCGGCGACCCAGCTGTCCCAGTCGATGCGCGGGTTGGGCGGCAGGATGCGCTTGGCAATCTCCGCGACGATGCGCGGCTCGGACAGGAGATGCGGACTGGCGGGCGTCGCCTTTCCGCGCGAGCCGTGGATGCAGCTGGTCGAATCCTCTACCGACACTGCCTGCGGGCCACTTGCCTGCACATCCGCCTCGATCCGGCCGAGGCAGGGGAGGAGATAGGTTACCTTGCCGGCGAACAGATGGTTGCGGTTGAGCTTGGTGGCGATCTGGACCGACAAGTCGAGCCGCGGCCAGGCTTCCTCCATCGCTGCGGTCTCGGGCACTGCGCGCAGGAAATTGCCGCCCAGCCCGACGACTGCCTTCACCGACCCGTCGATCACCCCGCGGCAGGTCTCGACTGTGTCGAGGCCTTTCTCGGTCGGCGGATCGAAGCCGTACAGCTCCTTGAGCTTGTCTACCGGCACCAGCTCGGTCTTTTCGGTGATGCCGACGGTGCGCTGGCCCTGCACGTTCGAATGGCCGCGTACCGGCGTAGGGCCCGCACCGGGCTTGCCGATATTGCCGCGCAGCAGCAGCAGGTTGACCACCATGCGGACATTCTCGACGCCCTTTACATGCTGGGTCAGCCCCATGCCGTAGATGGCGAGTACGGCCTTCGACCTGGCGTAGACCCGGGCGGCCTCCTCCAGCGCCGACCGCTCCAGCCCGGACTCGTGCTCGATATCGCTCCATGCCGCGGCGCGCGCGGAATCTGCAAAGGCGTCGAAATCCTTGGTGTGCGCGGCAATGAATTCATGGTCGAGCACGCGCGGATCGCCCACCGCCAGCGCGGCATCGTCCCATTCGATCAGGAACTTGGCGATGCCCAGGATCGCGGCGATGTCGCCGCCCGCCCTGACCTGATGATATTGCGTCGAGATCTGCGTCTCGCCGCCGGTGACCATCTCGACCGGATTCTGCGGATCGGTGAAGCGCTCGAGCCCGCGTTCCTTGAGGGGATTGAAGGTGATGATCTCCACGCCGCGCTTCCGCGCACTGCGCAAGTCGTGGAGCATGCGCGGCGCGTTCGACCCGACATTCTGGCCGAAGAAGAAGATGGCGTCGCATTCCTCGAAGTCCTTGAGCTGCGTCGTCCCCACCGGAACCCCGATCGCCGCCTTGAGCCCTACCGAAGTCGATTCATGGCACATGTTCGAGCTGTCGGGCAGGTTCTGGTTGCCGAACATCCGCGCCATCAGCCCGTACATGTACGACGCTTCGAGGCTGGTGCGGCCGGAGGAATAGAAGGCGACAGACCTGGGATCGAGCGGCCGCAGTGCAGCGCCGATTGCGTCGAACGCCTCTTCCCAGGCGCAGGCGACATATTTGTCGGTGGCGGCATCGTAGCGAAGCGGATGCGTCAGCCGGCCATGTTGTTCGAGGTCATAGTCCTTCCAGCCCCGAAGCTCGCTCAGCGTGTGCTGCGCGAAGAATTCCGGGGTGGTGCGCAGCGTGGTCAGCTCCCACGCCGTCGCCTTGGCGCCCTCCTCGCAGAATTCGGCGGGATGGTGGTCGGCCGGCTTGGGCCATGCGCAACTGACGCACATGAAGCCGTCCGGCTTGTTCTGCCGGCCGAGTTCGAGAAGCGCCTGGGGCGTTACGCGCTCGCGCGGCAGGATTTCGGCGAGCGAACGCACCGATCCCCAGCCACCGGCAGGACCGGCAAAGGGTTTGATCTCTGGCTTGTCCGAACGCTGTTTCGACATTTGCACATCCTCTTGCCGCATCCCCCGGCTGTGCCGAACGGTTCAGCAGGACAATGGATGGCGCGCCGGCAAGTTCAAGCGAAACAGGATGATTCAGTCAGCGGAGCGCTTTCGACTTTTCCGCGAGCGCGCAGTGCGCTCCGGCTTGAAAGTGAACCTTGGCTCCATGAATCCCCCGCTTACTCGCGGGGCGGCGCTATCGCGCGACCGTCTCTGGCGGGGCCAGATAGGAATGGAGCAGCCCTCCGAAATCGATCACTATCGAGTCCAGCACCACAGCTGGATCCAGCGCGTAGATCCGCAGCCGATGTTCACCTGGACGAGCTATCGACCAGTTGGTCGCCGAAGCGATCGCGGCGCGCTGAACGCCATCGTCCCAATCGCGTCCCTGCTCGGCGTCCACCACCTGGATCGGACCGTCGTCGATCGAAACGCCGTATCGCAGCTTGTGCTCGGGATTGAGTGCGAAGCCGGGCAGCAGCGTGGCCCGAAGTGTGGCTTTGCCAGAGCTGGTCGCGTGGAACCGGTACTCGGCATAAGGCGCGAGCGCCGGATCGCCGGCGCTTGGAAGCGCGACGTTGCTCTGGAGCGCATGGCCCGAGCGGCCGAGATCGGGCATGCGCTGCCAGCCCAGCCCCCCAACTGGCTGGATCCTCGTGTAGCGATCAGCGTTGAACGCGACGATGCCATTGTCCTCCACCAGCGCCCCGGCGCGCGCGGGCAGGTTACGTGCCTCGATGGCTATCCGTCGTCTTACGCCCGCGCCGGATATCTCCACCGCGCCGCTCGCGGTCTCGCCGTTCTTCAACCTTGTCCAGTCGATCGAAATCCATAGCCGCTGATCGCCTCCCGGCTGCGTTTCGCGGGCGACCTTGATCCACGCAGCCGATGGCGTCGCGGTGACGTCGAGCGCACCCGTGCCGGTGTTGAAGGCGTCAACGAAATACTTTCTGTCCGTTGCACGTTCGAACATCGGCAGCCGGTCATTCGTGATCCCCGGGTTCTGCCAGCGCCTCGCGCGCAGGCTTGTATCGGCAGCTTCGACTGCCTTTGCAGGACGCTCGGCCCAAGCATCGATCGACCCTTCCACCGCTACCCCGAGCCCCGGAGCGGACGCGGGGGTGACGCGGGCGACGGGGGGGGTGTAGAATACCGCCTGGAAGCGTGGCGCGTCATCCATGAAGCCAGCCCATTTTTTTCCGCCGCCGACGGCATTGTACGTTGCCGTTGCCTGCTTGATGCGCCTGAACGCATCCGCGGCGGAATCGGCATAGAGATTGGCGCTGGCGCGGCCCTGATGCGCGTAGAGGAAGCTGCGATCGGCATCGAGGATCTTGGCGTTCATCAACGCGCTTCCCCGGATAGGATATTGCACCAGGTGATAGAAGCCGTCGCGCTTCTCGGCCGGCAATCGCGCCGCGATCATTTCGGCTCGCCGATCGAGTTCGCGAAACTCGGCCACGCGTCCGCCCGCCTCGTCGCCATATGCCACCGGCGAGAATTCGGTTGCACGCGGGACCGTTTCCCCGTCGTTCCAGCCCATATGCTCGGGCTTGCGGGCGTAGTTGAGCCGGTAGAAGTCGCCGAGCAGCGCCGCGATCGCCTCTGCCTGTTCGCCGCCGAAATTCTCGCCAGCCCAATGCGTGAGCCAACCCCGCTGCCCGAGTTTCGATGTGCCTTCGAAATCATAGGCGAGATCGAGGAAGTAGTTCATTCCTTTCTCGCCCGGCTTGATGTCGCCGACGTTCACGACCCAGAGGCGCCTGGCATCGGTGGCATAGGCCTTGCCCATTTCTTCGCCGATCAAGGCCGGCGGCGTGGTGTCCAGCCACAGATAGTCGTTGGGCGTCCCCCAATAGGAGATGTGGTAGTAGACGCCCGCACCGCCGGAGCGCTGCTGCTCGGCCTTGGTCGAAAGCTGGCGGATATAGCCGAAATTGTCGTCGACCCAGGCGAGGGTGACGTCGTCGGGCACTTTCATGTCCTTGCGATAGACGTCGAGCACTTCCTTGTACGGCACGAAGATCTGCGGAACGGTCGCAGGGTCCTTGCCGACGTCGCGGAACAGCGCGCGCTGGTCACTGACCACCTTCTCGAGCAGCTTGACGCCGTCGACGCCCTTGCCGGCTTCGACGGCGCTGTCGTGAATGCCGCGCATGCCGACCGTGTAGACATTCTCGTACGGGTAATTGATCCGCACGCGATCGCGCCAATAATCGAGTACCTGCGGTCCATTGGCGTGGTAATTATATTCGCCGCGCTGCTGGAAATTCCACTCCGCGACATTGTTGCGCAGCATCGGTTCGGCATGGCTGGCGCCCATCACGATCGCGTAGCGATCCGCCAGTTCGGCGTTGCCCTGCACCTGGTTGAAGGCGGAGGTGACCTTGTGCATCGCGGGCCACAGGAAGTTAGCGCGCAGGCGGAGCAGCAGCTCGAAGACATGCGCATAGGTGGTCGGACCCATATCGCCGGTCGGGTCGATGCGCGCAGCCCAGGGGCGGATCGACCAGTCCTCGTCGTTGATGAAGATGCCGCGATAGCGGACGGAAGGCGCGCCCTGCACGATCGTCTCGGCTCCCAGGCTAAGCTGGGTTCGACGCGTTGGATTGACGTCGGCCCACCACACCCAGGGCGAGACCCCGATCCGCTCGGATAGCCGGAAGAGACCGTACGCCGTGCCGCGCCGGTCGGTCCCGGCGATCACCAGCGCGCGCGACACGCCGGGAGCCGGATTCTCTACCAGCGCTATCGTATAGGCTTCGGTCTGGCCGGCAATCTTGTCCACCGTCAGCCGCTTGCTGGCGATCAGTCCGTCGATCAGCGGCGAACCGCCGATCGTGCCGGCGAGGATCGCCAGCCGTCCGCTCGGCGCGGCTTCCGAGACCAGTGGCCGTACGCCCGAGACGCGCTCGACATCGCCGGCAAAGGCGCGAGCGGCGATCCCAACCACCGGCGCGTCGCCCGCGCTCACGAAGATCGTCGGGGCGGCGCCGTCTGCAACTAGGTCGAAGCCCTGCATCGAGGCCGGGGCGCGCTGTGCGAGCGCCTGGCCCGGCGTCAGGCCGGGGATGGTCGCCGCGAGACTGAGCGCGACCAGAATTCGGGCGAGAGCCATCCTGTTCTCCTGATTTCATGTTCGTGTTCGCCGGGCGGCGGGGATCACTTCAGATACGGGCCCTGCTTGTTCCAGCCGATCTCAGTGGCCGCGAGCGTCCAGGTCTTGCCCCGATCGGGGTTGCCCTGGAAAAAGAGGTAGGTGCGCTTGCCGTCCTGGAAGATGCCGGGATGCCCAGATTCAGAGCTGTTCCAGCTGCCCGGAGGCCCGTTGGTGAGGAACGGCCTGTCCGACAAGCGAGTCCATTTCACGCCGTCGGTGCTCACCGCCACGCCGATCTGCTGCGGCTCGTTGTTATAGCCGCCGGCGTAGAACATGTAGAGCTTGTCGCCCCGGCGGATGATGCTCGCCGCCTCGATGCAATTGCGCTCCCACGGCAGTTCGGGGGTGAGGATCGCCGCATCATTGTTGAGGTTCTTGAAGTCCCCTTTGCCGAAAGCGGAATTGAGCGGTGCCTGCGCGACGCCGATCTTCTGAACCTTCATCTCGGGATCGCGGGTCGCGTAATAGAGCAGCAGCTTGTCGCCATGGACGAAGACCTCCGCGTCGATCGCGCGGCCGGCGCTCCACGGTGCCTGCGCCGGGTCCGGGTGGAAGACCGGGTTGCCGGGATCGCGATCGAAGTGGATCCCGTCGGACGATACGGCGTGGTTGATCGCGTCGTTCCGGCCATTGCCATAGGTCTGATAGAACAGATGGACCTTGCCGCGGATCACGACGGCGCCCGGTGCGGCGATGCCGTTGCGCTCGACCTGCTGCACCGGGAGCACTTCGCCAGCCTTCTTCCAGCTTTTCAGGTCGCGGCTTTCGGCGATGCCGATCGCCCAGCCCGTGGGAAAGCCGTCGCCTCCCTTGCGGTTGTCCTGCGCGGGCGGGATCGAATAATACATCAGGTAACGGTTGCCGAAGCGAATGACCGATGGATCCTTGGCATAGGGTCGTCCGATGCGGCTGGTGTCCGAATATTTCGCGATGAGCTTTGCCTCCTGGCCCACGCCGCCAGCGCGCTGCGACGCGGTGGCGAAGGGGAGGGCGAGGAGCAGCGCGGCCGCGCTGGCCCCAGTCCAGGCGAGGGACCGCTTCACGGATATCGACATCGACTTTCCTCCATGGATCTCAGTTGGGCACGATGGGCTCGGCCGTCGCCGGCGCTCGATCAGATCGATCTTGGTCCGCCGAAGGTGCAGGAGTGCCCTGAATTGGTTTCTCATCGCCGTGCCTTGGTGCCGGATCAGGAGAAAAGGGGCAGCGCCGCACGAAGCGGTGCGACGCTGCCTTGAGGATGGCGTGGCCAAGGGGGACACGCCGATCAGAAGCGGAAGCGGGCGCCGAGGCGGTATACCGTCTCGAGGTAGCGGACCTGCCACGGGTAGATCGAACCCGCGCGGTTGAACTGCCGGAAATTGCGCGCCGGATTGTTGAGCACGTTGGAGGCGTTGAAGGTCAGCGAGAGGTTGCTTGTGGGATTGATCCCGCCCGACAGATCGAGGACGCCGCGGCCGCGCTCAAAAGTCGGCAACGTCCCGATCGCCGCGTCGATCTGATTGTAGAACCGGAACGACGAGCGATAATTGTACGAAGCGCGCAGCGAGACGGACTTGTTTTCGTAGAAGACCTGCGCGTTGGCGAGATGCTTCGACACATTGGTGATCGGTTGCCGGCCCGGCAGCGTGGTCTGGACCGACGTCGACAGCACCGACCAGTGATCGAGATAGGTGTAGTTCGCCAGCACGCCGAAGTCGCGCGTCCACTCCGGCAATCCGTCGAAGTTCAGGAAGGTGCGGAAGCCGGCTTCGACGCCCCGAATCCGGCCCTGCTCGCCATTGGCGGGCTGGTTGACGTTGACGGTGCCCAGATCGGGATCCTGGTAGGACAAGGTGCGGTTGTTGATGAATCCGACGATGTCGCGCTGGAACACCTGCACGGTCGCCGACCCGGAACGCGAGAAATAATATTCCAGCGACGCGTCGTAGTTGGTCGACTTGATCGGCTCGAGATCCGGGTTGCCCCCGCTGGCCGACGCTACGCAGCCGGTGCCGGTGCAGCCGGCCTGGGGATTGATCGTGATCGTTGGATTCAACTGGCCGAAACTCGGCCGCGTCCGCGTCTTGGTAAAAGCCAGGCGCGCCTGAAGCTGCGGCGTGAAGCGGATACGCGCGCTCACGCTGGGCAGGAAATCATTATACGCCTTGCTGCGCTCGATCGGCGCGACCGAGCGCACCACGATGGTTGCAGGGGGTGCATTCGGGTTGGGCACGGTCCGTGCGATGGTCTGCAGGCCGCTGATATCGGTCTCGGTACGAACGGCGCGCAGTCCGATCTGGCCATCGATCCGGGTGCCGCCCAGATCCACTTCGTAATGGGTCTGCAGATAGGCGGCATAGGACTTCTCGCCCGAATCATAGTTTCGCGTGCGGCCGGGCATGCCGGTGGTGCGAAGCAGGGGATTGTTCGCCATCGCGCGGATATAGTCGGCATAGTGGATGACGCTCTGTCGGGTCGGGGTGATCCAGGTTCGCGGGTGGGCAGTCGGATCGTTCTTGTAGCTCGGATCGACAGGCACGAGCGCGAGCGGCGCGGCGGTGAGCAACGAGCCCGCGGTGCCCACATTGATAGTGCCGCTCAGCAAGCTGGTATTCGTCGCGGGATCGGTCGACAGCGCTTCGGAATCGGCGCTGCGATCGTTGAAGCGCACGCCGAACTGGAGCTTGTCGAACAGAGCCAGTTCCACCGGCACGTCGGCGTCGAGCTTGGCCTGATAGCTTCGGCCGTGGTTGCGCGAATTCGCCTGCGAAAACCCCGAATAGCGCCAGTTGGCGGGATCGCCCAGATTGATGTCGGTAACCGTGGCGGTGCCGCCTCCACCGGGCGTGTCGAAGTCGAAAACGCGGGTGCCGGGGGCAAGCGTGGTCTGCGCCGTCTGGAAGTTGGTCGATGTGAAGACCGAATCCGTGAACGCGAAATCGCCGGTGATGCGTGCGCTGCCCGGCTTCCAGATGAACCCGGTTCCAGCCTGATAGGTATCGGTCTGCGAGAATTGCCCTGCCTGATATGCCGATGTAGCGTTGCCGCCCGTCGCGGTCATCCGGCAGACCTGGGTAGTGCTGCCTTCGCAAAAGCTGACGTTCGACAGCGTTGCGCCGGTTCCGGCCTGAATCTGGAGGCCATAGCCGAACCCGCGACCGCGAAATCCCTGGAACAGGAAATCGCCGTAGATTTCCAGATCGGAAGACGGGCGCCATTGCACCGCTGCGCCCACCGATGGGCGAAAACGGTTCGACACGTCCGGCTGGATCGTCAGAAGTGCGGGATATTGCGCGTTCGGGAATGTGTTTGGTGTCACGACGCCGCCCACGGTGATCGTGGCCGGGCGCGTCTGGATCGCGTTGTTGTTGGTGCGGTGGTCGTCGGTAAACTTGTTATCGGTATAGGAGCCTTCGATCAGGACGCCGATCTCGCCGATACCGGTGTTCCAGCGCTTGCTCACCAGCAGGTTCGCATCGACGCCGAATCTCTGGGAATTCTGCCAATGGAGCCCGGTGACACCCCCGGCGATGCGGAAATCCTTGAAGTCGAAGGGCTTGCGTGAGCGCACATCGATCTCGCCGGCGATGCCAGCTTCGATCAGATTGGCCGAGCTCGTCTTGTAGACGTCGAACCGCGAGATCGTGCCCGATGGAAAGTCCTGCAGCGCCACCGAACGCCCTTCGGCCGTGAACAATTCGCGACCATTATAGGTGGTGGTCAGATCGGGCAGGCCACGTACGCGGATGGCGGCCGCCTCGCCGGTGACGCGTTCGACCGAAACGCCAGTAATGCGCGCCAGCGTTTCGGCGCCGGTGGAATCCGGCAGTTTGCCAATGTCTTCGGCGACTATGGAATCGACGATCTGATCGGAATCCTTCTTGATCGCCTGCGCGGTCTCGAGGCTCTGGCGGTAACCGGTGACGACGATATCGCCAGAACTCGCTTCCTCCTGCGGGACGCTCTCGGCAGCGCCTGAACTGTCCTGCGCCGTCGCTGTGCCGGCCGTGGCGATCAGACCCAGCGCCGATGCGCCGCACAAAAGGCTATCGAAGTAACGCGCCATATTTTCCCCTCCCGATCCTGCCGGTTCGTGCCGGCTTCGTAGTGATCTGACCTTGGCTAAATTGGTCAGGCCACTACGTAAGACGCGGGAGGGGGCGAAGGTTGGAAATGTTTTTTTCGGTCAGCGCGCCGGCTTGTCGGGAAAGGCCGAGACGATCGCGTCATATTGCTTGCGGCTGATCTCGATCATCGAACCGTGCCGCGTGCCCGCCGGCATCTCGAAGCGGTTCCAGCGTTCGACGCCGCTATTGCCTTGCAGCTGATACCAGGGACCTTCGAGCCGCGGCGCCTTCGACACGCCGTAGCTCACGCCGGCATATTGTTCGTAGTACATCAGCCATTCGCGATCGTTCGGCGCGCGGATGAGGGTGGGCGCCTCGCGGAAATTGGGACTGATCGGCGGACCAGGCATGGGGTAGGGACCGAGCAGCGAGGGCGCACAGCTGATCCGGACGGTCTTGCCGCTGGTCCAGTTGAACGACGGGTAGCGCTCGTCCTTGACGATCGCGCAATAGCCCTTGCCGTTGTCGTGGCGTACGATCGTGGTGTCGATCGTCGCGATGTCCCAGTCGAACAGGAGCTTCGGCTTGCTCTCGAAGGTCTTTAGGTCGCGCGAGGTTGCGTAGAGCGTACGCTGGCTCGACCAGATACGTTCCGGGTCCTGGCGTATCCACGGGACGTTGGGGGTGTGCCACGTCACCAGAAACGTGTTGGACGGGGCATCGAAATACAGCTTGGGCGCGCCGACGCGCTGGAGCGCGTTCACATGTCCCGGAACGTCCTTCAGATCGGGCTGGTAGGTGCCGAACGGCGTCCAACGGACGAGATCGTCGGAAACCCAGAAGCGGACGAACGGATCGTCGTCGCTCTTGTTGCCGGCGAGGTAGTAGCGCCCGTCGCCGCC
This genomic stretch from Sphingomonas sp. LM7 harbors:
- a CDS encoding molybdenum cofactor guanylyltransferase, whose product is MKLLGAILAGGQSRRFGSDKAEAMLNGRKLIDHVAEALRRDCEALVVCGRAHPPFLQLEDLPRSGLGPLGGLCAALAYGRDAGFDAVLSAPCDVPDLPAELFALLCLDGAPAYVVDLPVIGLWPCTLAEPLQLYLDQHADRSLRAWGRSAEAKPVTLAHPMSNINTPDEMQAYRDNSHLPGSAT
- the fdhD gene encoding formate dehydrogenase accessory sulfurtransferase FdhD, whose product is MRLSDAVSLAFESVAADGSVTVQARTVAEEVPVAIECNGLGYAVLMASPGDLLDLGYGFALTERLIDRASDILDAEAHALEHGLLLRLTLAPHVSERVSGRVRHRTADSSCGLCGVESLEQALRPLPARTARWAGTDEAVFAALQALETAQPLGAATRAVHGAAACTVDGAIRLVREDVGRHNAFDKLIGAMLREGLGWDQGFALLTSRCSYELVEKAALSDCPMLATISAPTALAIARAREAGLDLRVLARPDALLRPTA
- a CDS encoding FdhF/YdeP family oxidoreductase; this encodes MSKQRSDKPEIKPFAGPAGGWGSVRSLAEILPRERVTPQALLELGRQNKPDGFMCVSCAWPKPADHHPAEFCEEGAKATAWELTTLRTTPEFFAQHTLSELRGWKDYDLEQHGRLTHPLRYDAATDKYVACAWEEAFDAIGAALRPLDPRSVAFYSSGRTSLEASYMYGLMARMFGNQNLPDSSNMCHESTSVGLKAAIGVPVGTTQLKDFEECDAIFFFGQNVGSNAPRMLHDLRSARKRGVEIITFNPLKERGLERFTDPQNPVEMVTGGETQISTQYHQVRAGGDIAAILGIAKFLIEWDDAALAVGDPRVLDHEFIAAHTKDFDAFADSARAAAWSDIEHESGLERSALEEAARVYARSKAVLAIYGMGLTQHVKGVENVRMVVNLLLLRGNIGKPGAGPTPVRGHSNVQGQRTVGITEKTELVPVDKLKELYGFDPPTEKGLDTVETCRGVIDGSVKAVVGLGGNFLRAVPETAAMEEAWPRLDLSVQIATKLNRNHLFAGKVTYLLPCLGRIEADVQASGPQAVSVEDSTSCIHGSRGKATPASPHLLSEPRIVAEIAKRILPPNPRIDWDSWVADYGRIRDAIEATYPAIFKDFNQRLFVPGGFWKGNKAAERIWQTPSKKAEFLAPTGLSATGFDDAEGRFRLMTLRSNDQFNTTIYGYHDRFRGVKGTRDVLFINREDMAKAGLAEGQIVALESDAGDGKLRRRDGLIVTPYDIPRGCLGAYYPEANVLMPVEHHAEESHVPAAKSVPVRICA
- a CDS encoding glycosyl hydrolase 115 family protein, whose amino-acid sequence is MALARILVALSLAATIPGLTPGQALAQRAPASMQGFDLVADGAAPTIFVSAGDAPVVGIAARAFAGDVERVSGVRPLVSEAAPSGRLAILAGTIGGSPLIDGLIASKRLTVDKIAGQTEAYTIALVENPAPGVSRALVIAGTDRRGTAYGLFRLSERIGVSPWVWWADVNPTRRTQLSLGAETIVQGAPSVRYRGIFINDEDWSIRPWAARIDPTGDMGPTTYAHVFELLLRLRANFLWPAMHKVTSAFNQVQGNAELADRYAIVMGASHAEPMLRNNVAEWNFQQRGEYNYHANGPQVLDYWRDRVRINYPYENVYTVGMRGIHDSAVEAGKGVDGVKLLEKVVSDQRALFRDVGKDPATVPQIFVPYKEVLDVYRKDMKVPDDVTLAWVDDNFGYIRQLSTKAEQQRSGGAGVYYHISYWGTPNDYLWLDTTPPALIGEEMGKAYATDARRLWVVNVGDIKPGEKGMNYFLDLAYDFEGTSKLGQRGWLTHWAGENFGGEQAEAIAALLGDFYRLNYARKPEHMGWNDGETVPRATEFSPVAYGDEAGGRVAEFRELDRRAEMIAARLPAEKRDGFYHLVQYPIRGSALMNAKILDADRSFLYAHQGRASANLYADSAADAFRRIKQATATYNAVGGGKKWAGFMDDAPRFQAVFYTPPVARVTPASAPGLGVAVEGSIDAWAERPAKAVEAADTSLRARRWQNPGITNDRLPMFERATDRKYFVDAFNTGTGALDVTATPSAAWIKVARETQPGGDQRLWISIDWTRLKNGETASGAVEISGAGVRRRIAIEARNLPARAGALVEDNGIVAFNADRYTRIQPVGGLGWQRMPDLGRSGHALQSNVALPSAGDPALAPYAEYRFHATSSGKATLRATLLPGFALNPEHKLRYGVSIDDGPIQVVDAEQGRDWDDGVQRAAIASATNWSIARPGEHRLRIYALDPAVVLDSIVIDFGGLLHSYLAPPETVAR
- a CDS encoding family 43 glycosylhydrolase, producing MSISVKRSLAWTGASAAALLLALPFATASQRAGGVGQEAKLIAKYSDTSRIGRPYAKDPSVIRFGNRYLMYYSIPPAQDNRKGGDGFPTGWAIGIAESRDLKSWKKAGEVLPVQQVERNGIAAPGAVVIRGKVHLFYQTYGNGRNDAINHAVSSDGIHFDRDPGNPVFHPDPAQAPWSAGRAIDAEVFVHGDKLLLYYATRDPEMKVQKIGVAQAPLNSAFGKGDFKNLNNDAAILTPELPWERNCIEAASIIRRGDKLYMFYAGGYNNEPQQIGVAVSTDGVKWTRLSDRPFLTNGPPGSWNSSESGHPGIFQDGKRTYLFFQGNPDRGKTWTLAATEIGWNKQGPYLK
- a CDS encoding TonB-dependent receptor; the protein is MARYFDSLLCGASALGLIATAGTATAQDSSGAAESVPQEEASSGDIVVTGYRQSLETAQAIKKDSDQIVDSIVAEDIGKLPDSTGAETLARITGVSVERVTGEAAAIRVRGLPDLTTTYNGRELFTAEGRSVALQDFPSGTISRFDVYKTSSANLIEAGIAGEIDVRSRKPFDFKDFRIAGGVTGLHWQNSQRFGVDANLLVSKRWNTGIGEIGVLIEGSYTDNKFTDDHRTNNNAIQTRPATITVGGVVTPNTFPNAQYPALLTIQPDVSNRFRPSVGAAVQWRPSSDLEIYGDFLFQGFRGRGFGYGLQIQAGTGATLSNVSFCEGSTTQVCRMTATGGNATSAYQAGQFSQTDTYQAGTGFIWKPGSARITGDFAFTDSVFTSTNFQTAQTTLAPGTRVFDFDTPGGGGTATVTDINLGDPANWRYSGFSQANSRNHGRSYQAKLDADVPVELALFDKLQFGVRFNDRSADSEALSTDPATNTSLLSGTINVGTAGSLLTAAPLALVPVDPSYKNDPTAHPRTWITPTRQSVIHYADYIRAMANNPLLRTTGMPGRTRNYDSGEKSYAAYLQTHYEVDLGGTRIDGQIGLRAVRTETDISGLQTIARTVPNPNAPPATIVVRSVAPIERSKAYNDFLPSVSARIRFTPQLQARLAFTKTRTRPSFGQLNPTITINPQAGCTGTGCVASASGGNPDLEPIKSTNYDASLEYYFSRSGSATVQVFQRDIVGFINNRTLSYQDPDLGTVNVNQPANGEQGRIRGVEAGFRTFLNFDGLPEWTRDFGVLANYTYLDHWSVLSTSVQTTLPGRQPITNVSKHLANAQVFYENKSVSLRASYNYRSSFRFYNQIDAAIGTLPTFERGRGVLDLSGGINPTSNLSLTFNASNVLNNPARNFRQFNRAGSIYPWQVRYLETVYRLGARFRF
- a CDS encoding family 43 glycosylhydrolase — encoded protein: MKFSFQRSALAFSVGVAIAAAASAAAQMAPVVGEVSPGAPETPYIDPNKAYLLAHMTKERYGVLYYSVSLDGLHWRRINGGRPVSDDYHGHASIARGGDGRYYLAGNKSDDDPFVRFWVSDDLVRWTPFGTYQPDLKDVPGHVNALQRVGAPKLYFDAPSNTFLVTWHTPNVPWIRQDPERIWSSQRTLYATSRDLKTFESKPKLLFDWDIATIDTTIVRHDNGKGYCAIVKDERYPSFNWTSGKTVRISCAPSLLGPYPMPGPPISPNFREAPTLIRAPNDREWLMYYEQYAGVSYGVSKAPRLEGPWYQLQGNSGVERWNRFEMPAGTRHGSMIEISRKQYDAIVSAFPDKPAR